A single region of the Candidatus Binatia bacterium genome encodes:
- a CDS encoding FUSC family protein: MEPGYALRCTIGVAIPLVAATLLGDPALGVAGAIGAFITGFTSLQGVYRTRLTAMLFAALGMAATSFIGSLAGHSSPAIVAATVLAGYACGTIGQLGPAASTVALNSFVAFVLFSSRPLGPEQALIQSACVLGGGLVQAVLLLIAWPAARRGVERAALADVYRNLASYARGIAENPETAPPITPLATARQVLADPQPFARSGEIARVNRLLEDAEVIRKRLGALAAGAPRGLPRTLAESLDAIARVLMGSDEAVPAFAFAPDDDAHRFAAADLASHVRDAAEAATMLARGRVPNVHLLSKPRPGPYVQTHIDWLSRDALRFALVAGIAMILGRHFAAERGYWIALTAALVLKPDFQTTFVRGVGRIGGTLVGAVVAGFAVALVRGHPALQVAGVLTTAAAAYLTFNPNYALFTIAITSFVVMILSMQGVAGTTTIEQRVLDTLAGGALAMIGFLALPSWERKRTRPLLGDLLDAQRRLADAILAAYANPSPSARKTIAAARTAIWKVRTAVETSIDRTRHEPTSHHTIGAARALRILAATQRFALANLVLETALETQRLPAPPAALTAFAAALDDEMAELARALRASRAPRCGPRLREERARLEAELDARDPEQRLVLDAVGGYAEAIARLRRLLGARSSTA; the protein is encoded by the coding sequence GTGGAGCCGGGTTACGCGCTGCGCTGCACGATCGGCGTCGCGATCCCGCTCGTCGCCGCGACGCTGCTCGGCGATCCGGCGCTCGGGGTCGCCGGCGCGATCGGCGCGTTCATCACCGGCTTTACGTCGCTGCAGGGCGTCTATCGAACGCGTCTGACGGCGATGCTCTTCGCCGCGCTCGGGATGGCGGCGACGAGCTTCATCGGCTCGTTAGCCGGCCATTCCTCGCCCGCAATCGTCGCGGCGACCGTGCTCGCGGGATACGCGTGCGGCACGATCGGGCAACTCGGTCCCGCGGCGTCAACGGTCGCGCTCAACTCGTTCGTCGCGTTCGTTCTCTTCTCGAGCCGGCCGCTCGGGCCGGAGCAGGCACTCATCCAATCGGCGTGCGTGCTCGGCGGCGGTCTCGTGCAAGCCGTTCTTCTCTTGATCGCCTGGCCGGCGGCGCGGCGCGGCGTCGAGCGCGCGGCGCTCGCCGACGTCTATCGCAACCTTGCGAGTTACGCGCGCGGCATCGCCGAGAATCCCGAGACGGCGCCGCCGATCACGCCGCTGGCGACCGCGCGCCAGGTGCTCGCCGATCCGCAGCCCTTCGCGCGTTCGGGCGAGATCGCGCGGGTCAATCGCCTCCTCGAAGACGCCGAGGTCATTCGCAAACGCCTCGGCGCGCTCGCCGCCGGCGCGCCGCGCGGACTCCCGCGAACGCTTGCCGAGAGCTTGGACGCGATCGCGCGCGTGCTGATGGGGAGCGACGAAGCCGTCCCCGCCTTTGCGTTCGCGCCGGACGACGACGCGCACCGTTTCGCAGCAGCGGACCTGGCATCGCACGTGCGCGATGCGGCGGAAGCGGCGACGATGCTCGCGCGCGGGCGCGTACCGAACGTGCACCTGCTTTCGAAGCCGCGACCCGGACCGTACGTGCAGACTCACATAGACTGGCTGAGCCGCGACGCGCTGCGCTTTGCGCTCGTCGCCGGCATCGCGATGATTCTGGGGCGTCACTTTGCGGCCGAACGCGGCTACTGGATCGCGCTGACGGCCGCGCTCGTTCTCAAGCCCGATTTTCAAACGACCTTCGTCCGCGGCGTCGGGCGTATCGGTGGCACGCTCGTCGGCGCCGTCGTCGCCGGCTTCGCGGTCGCGCTCGTGCGCGGGCACCCGGCGCTCCAGGTCGCGGGCGTCCTGACGACCGCAGCGGCGGCGTACCTCACCTTCAACCCCAACTACGCGCTCTTCACGATCGCGATCACCTCGTTCGTCGTCATGATCTTGAGCATGCAGGGCGTCGCGGGAACGACGACGATCGAGCAGCGCGTCCTCGACACGCTCGCCGGCGGCGCGCTCGCGATGATTGGATTTCTCGCGCTGCCGTCGTGGGAGCGCAAGCGAACGCGCCCGCTGCTCGGCGACCTTCTCGACGCGCAGCGGCGTCTGGCGGACGCAATTCTCGCCGCGTACGCAAACCCGTCGCCCAGCGCGCGCAAGACCATCGCCGCGGCCCGCACCGCGATCTGGAAGGTTCGCACGGCGGTCGAGACCTCGATCGACCGGACGCGCCACGAGCCCACGTCGCATCACACGATCGGCGCGGCCCGGGCGCTGCGCATCCTCGCCGCGACGCAGCGCTTCGCGCTCGCCAACCTCGTGCTCGAGACGGCGCTCGAGACGCAGCGCCTGCCCGCGCCGCCCGCCGCGCTGACCGCTTTTGCGGCCGCGCTCGACGACGAGATGGCGGAACTCGCGCGTGCGTTGCGCGCGTCACGCGCGCCGCGCTGCGGCCCGCGCTTGCGCGAGGAGCGGGCGCGCCTCGAGGCCGAGCTCGACGCGCGCGACCCCGAGCAACGGCTCGTCCTCGACGCGGTCGGCGGCTATGCCGAAGCGATCGCACGGCTAAGGCGCCTGCTCGGCGCCCGATCTTCTACCGCTTAG
- a CDS encoding alpha/beta hydrolase, protein MPTITTTDGTEIFYKDWGAGQPVVFSHGWPLNADAWDEQLALFASNGHRAIALDRRGHGRSAQTWQGNDMDHYADDLAALTAALDLKSAIHIGHSTGGGEVARYIGRHGTSRVAKVVLVGAVPPVMIQSATNPGGLPMSAFDGLRAGLAKDRAQFYRDLALPFYGYNRPGANVSQGVIDTFWLWSMQVGYAAAYDCVKAFSETDFTEDLKKMDVPVLFIAGEDDQIVPIADASELAVKIVKNATLKVYPGAPHGLFATHRDRFHEDLLAFAKS, encoded by the coding sequence ATGCCGACGATTACGACAACCGACGGGACGGAGATTTTCTATAAGGACTGGGGCGCGGGGCAGCCCGTCGTCTTCAGCCATGGGTGGCCCCTCAATGCCGATGCATGGGACGAGCAACTCGCGCTCTTCGCCTCGAACGGCCATCGCGCGATCGCGCTCGACCGGCGCGGCCACGGCAGATCGGCGCAGACCTGGCAAGGCAACGACATGGATCACTATGCCGACGACCTCGCGGCGCTCACCGCCGCGCTCGACCTCAAGAGCGCGATCCACATCGGCCACTCGACCGGCGGCGGAGAGGTCGCGCGTTACATCGGCCGCCACGGCACGAGCCGCGTCGCGAAGGTCGTGCTCGTCGGCGCGGTGCCGCCGGTGATGATCCAGAGCGCGACGAATCCCGGCGGCCTGCCGATGAGCGCGTTCGACGGCCTACGCGCGGGCTTGGCGAAGGATCGCGCGCAGTTCTATCGCGACCTTGCGCTGCCGTTCTACGGCTACAACCGCCCCGGCGCGAATGTCTCGCAGGGCGTGATCGACACGTTCTGGTTGTGGAGCATGCAGGTCGGCTACGCGGCTGCCTACGACTGCGTGAAGGCGTTTTCAGAGACCGATTTCACGGAAGACCTCAAGAAGATGGACGTGCCCGTGCTCTTCATCGCCGGCGAGGACGATCAGATCGTCCCGATCGCCGACGCGTCGGAGCTCGCGGTCAAGATCGTGAAGAACGCAACGCTGAAAGTCTATCCGGGAGCGCCGCACGGGCTCTTCGCGACGCATCGCGACCGCTTCCACGAGGATCTCCTGGCGTTTGCGAAGTCCTAA
- a CDS encoding carbohydrate porin has product MTHLVLAAIAGAVPEPSPTPRQQRFSVHAQSTVTQQYHQGFPAAYSGTQSLYNQPDNARTFDVTLYLGARLWSGACAYVNPELDEGFGLGNPGAPGQPYNGTFGVAGFVSGEAYRLGSATSYARIQRAFVRQVIDLGGDPQPVVPDANQIGGSVTTRNLTLTAGKFAVTDVFDDNPYAHDPRNDFLNWSIIDMGAFDYAADAWGYTYGISAELAGRTSTVRAGLFQLSKVPNDIAIESRPLLQYSPIVEYERRTSLFGGHPGSIKALVYYDEGFFGPYADAVDAARGTGRVPSTADVRSKHLKAGGGINLAQEVAAHVGVFARASAMNGTYEADEFTDIDRSLSAGASVDGGLYRRPNDAFGFALAFNSISAPAQEYFAAGGLGVLVGDGGLTYGGERIEEMYYKLGIATYGAITADYQHVGNPAYNTVRGPVSIFGLRYHVAL; this is encoded by the coding sequence ATGACGCATCTCGTTCTCGCGGCAATCGCCGGCGCAGTGCCGGAGCCCTCTCCGACTCCTCGCCAGCAGCGGTTCAGCGTTCACGCTCAATCGACGGTCACGCAGCAGTACCACCAAGGATTCCCCGCCGCCTACTCGGGTACGCAGAGCCTCTACAATCAACCCGACAACGCACGCACGTTCGACGTGACGCTCTACCTCGGGGCGAGGCTGTGGAGCGGCGCCTGCGCGTACGTAAATCCGGAACTCGACGAAGGCTTCGGACTGGGCAATCCGGGCGCTCCCGGCCAGCCCTACAACGGAACCTTCGGCGTCGCCGGTTTCGTCAGCGGAGAGGCCTATAGACTAGGCTCGGCGACCTCGTACGCGCGCATCCAGCGCGCCTTCGTCAGGCAGGTCATCGACCTCGGCGGCGACCCCCAGCCGGTCGTTCCGGACGCCAATCAAATCGGCGGTTCCGTCACGACTCGAAACCTGACGTTAACCGCAGGCAAGTTTGCCGTCACCGACGTCTTCGACGACAACCCGTACGCACACGACCCAAGAAACGACTTCCTCAACTGGTCGATCATCGACATGGGAGCGTTCGATTATGCGGCGGACGCTTGGGGATACACGTACGGCATCAGCGCCGAACTCGCCGGCAGGACGTCGACGGTGCGCGCCGGCCTCTTCCAGCTCTCGAAAGTCCCCAACGATATCGCAATCGAAAGCCGGCCGCTTCTTCAATACTCGCCGATCGTCGAGTACGAACGGCGCACGTCGCTCTTCGGAGGCCATCCTGGGTCGATCAAGGCCCTCGTTTATTACGACGAGGGCTTCTTCGGGCCGTACGCCGACGCCGTCGACGCCGCGCGGGGCACCGGCCGCGTACCGAGCACCGCCGACGTGCGAAGCAAACATCTCAAGGCGGGAGGCGGCATCAACCTCGCGCAGGAGGTGGCCGCGCACGTCGGAGTCTTTGCCCGCGCGAGCGCGATGAACGGGACGTACGAGGCCGACGAGTTCACCGACATCGACCGGTCGCTCTCGGCCGGCGCGTCGGTCGACGGAGGCCTCTACCGCAGGCCAAACGACGCCTTTGGATTCGCGCTGGCCTTTAATTCGATATCGGCCCCCGCACAGGAGTATTTTGCAGCCGGCGGACTCGGCGTGCTCGTCGGCGACGGCGGCTTAACGTACGGCGGCGAGCGCATCGAAGAGATGTACTACAAGCTCGGCATCGCGACGTACGGAGCGATCACTGCGGACTATCAGCACGTCGGCAACCCGGCGTACAACACCGTGCGCGGCCCGGTATCGATCTTCGGCTTACGGTACCACGTGGCGCTGTAG
- a CDS encoding Glu/Leu/Phe/Val dehydrogenase, which produces MTTALRETSVREVSVFGDAIAYFNEAADLLELDAGMRRILTHPSRQIIFSIPFQRDSGEFEVYTGYRVQYNFARGPAKGGIRYHPRVTLDEVTALAFWMTWKCAVVDLPFGGGKGGVTCDPATLSSNELERITRRYAAELVEVVGPDKDVPAPDVNTTPQVMAWFMDTYSMHVRQNMPGVVTGKPLEIGGSRGRVEATGRGVTICALDEMAEMDLRPDKATIAIQGFGNVGMHAARLFEERGCKVVGISDVTGAYYNENGIYVNGAAEHAAKFGTLEGFKGGEKITNAELLASKCDVLVPAALEKVFTPESAAKVQAKLIVEGSNGPTTPEADRVLRERGIVVIPDIMANAGGVTVSYFEWAQDRMGFFWKEAEVNERLEDFLLSNLHQIRTIANTRHATLRTAAYTLAIDRVVKASKLRGIYA; this is translated from the coding sequence ATGACGACTGCTCTGCGCGAAACCTCGGTGCGCGAGGTCTCGGTCTTCGGCGACGCGATCGCGTACTTCAACGAGGCCGCCGACCTTCTCGAGCTCGATGCCGGCATGCGCCGCATCCTGACGCACCCCTCGCGGCAGATCATCTTCTCGATCCCGTTTCAGCGAGATTCCGGCGAGTTCGAAGTCTACACCGGCTATCGCGTGCAGTACAACTTCGCACGCGGTCCCGCCAAAGGCGGCATTCGCTACCATCCCCGGGTGACGCTCGACGAGGTGACCGCGCTCGCGTTCTGGATGACGTGGAAGTGCGCGGTCGTCGATCTCCCCTTCGGCGGCGGCAAGGGCGGCGTCACCTGCGATCCGGCGACCCTCTCCTCGAACGAGCTCGAGCGCATCACGCGGCGTTACGCCGCGGAGCTGGTCGAAGTCGTCGGACCTGATAAGGACGTGCCCGCGCCCGACGTCAATACGACGCCGCAGGTGATGGCGTGGTTCATGGACACCTACTCGATGCACGTCCGGCAGAACATGCCGGGCGTCGTCACCGGCAAGCCGCTCGAGATCGGCGGTTCGCGCGGGCGCGTCGAAGCGACGGGCCGCGGCGTGACGATCTGTGCGCTCGACGAGATGGCGGAGATGGATCTGCGTCCCGACAAAGCGACGATCGCGATTCAAGGCTTCGGCAACGTCGGCATGCACGCGGCGCGGCTTTTCGAGGAGCGCGGTTGCAAAGTCGTCGGCATCTCCGACGTCACCGGCGCCTACTACAACGAGAACGGCATCTACGTCAACGGAGCGGCGGAGCACGCAGCCAAGTTTGGGACGCTCGAAGGTTTCAAGGGCGGGGAGAAGATCACGAACGCCGAGTTGCTGGCGAGCAAATGCGACGTGCTCGTTCCCGCCGCGCTCGAAAAGGTATTCACTCCCGAGTCGGCCGCGAAGGTGCAAGCGAAGTTGATCGTCGAGGGCTCGAACGGGCCGACGACCCCCGAGGCCGATCGCGTGCTGCGCGAGCGCGGCATCGTCGTCATCCCCGACATCATGGCAAACGCCGGCGGCGTGACCGTCTCGTACTTCGAGTGGGCCCAAGACCGGATGGGATTCTTCTGGAAAGAGGCCGAGGTCAACGAGCGCCTCGAGGACTTCCTGCTCTCGAACCTCCACCAGATCCGCACGATCGCGAACACGCGGCACGCGACGCTGCGAACCGCCGCCTACACGCTGGCGATCGACCGCGTCGTCAAAGCCTCGAAGCTCCGCGGCATCTACGCATAA
- the ychF gene encoding redox-regulated ATPase YchF, translated as MPLSCGIVGLPNVGKSTIFNALTRSAQALAANYPFATIDPNVGEVAVPDPRLAVLQTLVSAQRVVPATVRFVDIAGLTRGASAGEGLGNAFLSHIRETDAIAMVLRCFEDEDVTHVEGRPDPRRDCEIVAIELALADLATMRKRIAKLEREVRSQAQTREYLEAAQRLAAALEEARPARSFAPESLEARVAADSFLLTLKPMLYVANVDEVQAGAPNERVRAVEEIARAEGGRAIVLSGKLEAELAGLSEDEAAEFQRELGIERSGLDDLSAAAYDLLGLMTFLTAGEKEARAWPIPRGTKAPRAAGTIHSDLERGFIRAEIVSYDDYVEYRTMEAMRAAGRVRSEGREYVMQEGDVVNFRFNV; from the coding sequence ATGCCACTTTCGTGCGGAATCGTCGGACTGCCGAACGTCGGGAAGTCGACGATTTTCAACGCGCTCACGCGCTCGGCCCAAGCCTTAGCCGCGAACTATCCGTTCGCAACGATCGATCCGAACGTCGGCGAGGTCGCCGTCCCCGACCCGCGCTTGGCGGTGCTGCAGACGCTCGTGAGCGCGCAGCGCGTCGTGCCGGCGACCGTGCGCTTCGTCGACATCGCGGGCCTGACGCGAGGCGCGAGCGCCGGCGAGGGCCTCGGCAACGCGTTCTTGAGCCACATTCGGGAGACCGATGCCATCGCGATGGTCTTGCGCTGCTTCGAGGACGAAGACGTAACTCACGTCGAGGGACGGCCCGACCCTCGTCGCGACTGCGAGATCGTGGCGATCGAATTGGCGCTTGCCGACCTTGCGACCATGCGTAAGCGCATCGCCAAGCTCGAGCGTGAGGTCCGCTCGCAGGCGCAGACGCGCGAGTACCTGGAGGCGGCGCAGCGGCTCGCCGCGGCGCTCGAGGAGGCGCGCCCGGCGCGGAGTTTTGCCCCGGAGAGTCTCGAGGCGCGGGTCGCGGCCGACTCGTTCTTGCTCACCCTCAAGCCGATGCTCTACGTCGCCAACGTCGACGAAGTGCAGGCCGGGGCGCCGAACGAGCGCGTGCGCGCCGTCGAGGAGATCGCGCGGGCCGAGGGCGGGCGAGCGATCGTCCTCAGCGGGAAGCTGGAAGCCGAACTGGCCGGCCTCTCCGAGGACGAGGCAGCCGAGTTCCAGCGAGAGCTGGGGATCGAACGCAGCGGCCTCGACGACCTCTCGGCAGCCGCCTACGACCTGCTGGGCCTCATGACGTTCCTCACGGCGGGGGAGAAGGAAGCCCGCGCCTGGCCGATCCCAAGGGGGACGAAGGCGCCCCGTGCGGCCGGGACCATTCACAGCGACCTCGAGCGAGGCTTCATTCGGGCCGAGATCGTCTCGTACGACGACTACGTCGAGTATCGGACGATGGAGGCGATGCGAGCGGCCGGCCGGGTCCGCAGCGAGGGGCGGGAGTACGTCATGCAAGAGGGCGACGTCGTCAACTTCAGGTTCAACGTGTGA
- a CDS encoding bifunctional nuclease family protein, translating into MKVDKLGIDLLTHDPVVILKDMDGSHYLPILIGPFEATAIALALEGAPVPRPLSHDLMRNILETLNVNLEQVVIHDIKDSTFFAKLIVRTNGDLQEIDARPSDGIALALRVPAPIFVSDKIVLEEATAERKPVNETEMARFKKFLDDLKPSDFNR; encoded by the coding sequence ATGAAGGTCGACAAGCTCGGAATCGACCTCCTGACCCACGATCCCGTCGTCATCCTCAAGGACATGGACGGCTCCCACTACCTGCCGATTCTGATCGGACCCTTCGAAGCGACCGCGATCGCGCTCGCGCTCGAAGGCGCGCCGGTGCCGCGCCCGCTCTCCCACGACCTCATGCGCAACATCTTGGAGACGCTCAACGTCAATCTGGAGCAGGTCGTGATCCACGACATCAAAGACTCGACCTTCTTCGCCAAGCTGATCGTGCGCACGAACGGCGACCTTCAGGAGATCGACGCGCGGCCGTCAGACGGCATCGCCCTCGCCCTTCGCGTCCCCGCGCCGATCTTCGTCTCCGACAAGATCGTCCTCGAAGAGGCGACCGCGGAGCGCAAGCCGGTCAACGAAACCGAGATGGCGCGCTTCAAGAAGTTCCTCGACGACCTCAAGCCTTCAGACTTCAACCGCTGA
- a CDS encoding type II toxin-antitoxin system RelE/ParE family toxin produces the protein MIRGFRDRDTERLWNRQRVARFGSFEGVGRRKLVMLNNARRLGDLQSPPGNALESLKGDRKDQHSIRINQRYRICFRWRDGDAYEVEITDYH, from the coding sequence GTGATCAGAGGCTTCCGCGACCGCGATACCGAGCGCCTCTGGAATCGGCAACGCGTCGCGCGCTTTGGCTCGTTCGAGGGCGTGGGGCGCCGCAAGCTCGTTATGCTCAATAATGCGAGGCGCCTCGGCGATCTTCAGTCGCCGCCTGGAAACGCACTTGAGTCGCTCAAGGGAGATCGCAAAGACCAGCATTCGATTCGCATCAATCAGCGGTACCGCATCTGCTTTCGGTGGAGAGACGGAGACGCATACGAAGTTGAAATTACCGATTATCACTAA
- a CDS encoding HigA family addiction module antitoxin: MGKSQRIPPTHPGEILLEEYMKPYALSANALATDLGLPATRIGDIIHQRRGVTAETAIALAEYFKTSAEFWLGIQMQYDKEIAEDEIGQRVRSRIRHRALVEK; encoded by the coding sequence ATGGGCAAGAGTCAGCGAATTCCGCCAACGCATCCTGGCGAAATCCTTCTCGAGGAGTACATGAAGCCTTATGCGCTGAGTGCGAACGCCCTAGCAACGGACTTGGGTCTTCCGGCGACGCGTATAGGAGATATTATTCATCAGCGGCGCGGCGTTACGGCCGAGACCGCGATCGCGCTCGCCGAGTATTTCAAGACATCCGCTGAATTCTGGCTCGGCATTCAGATGCAGTACGACAAGGAAATCGCCGAGGACGAAATCGGTCAACGGGTTCGATCGCGCATTCGTCATCGGGCGCTGGTCGAAAAATAG
- a CDS encoding S-methyl-5'-thioadenosine phosphorylase yields the protein MTEQLRAEIGVFGGSGFYSLIEGAHEAWVETPYGAPSDKVALGEIAGRRVAFLPRHGKDHRFPPQAINYRANLYAMKALGVKWIIGPTAAGSLDKRVKPGSMVVADQLVDRTSGRKDTFYDGPITTHVSFADPYCPTLRPIASESLTSLGIETHDRGTVVVIQGPRFSTRSESKWFQSQGWEVINMTQYPEAYLARELEICYVNISLITDYDVGLEGMPPVSHHAVIEVFNRNNERVKNAIGTIVERIPAEADCPCRHALEGARF from the coding sequence ATGACGGAGCAACTGCGGGCCGAGATCGGGGTTTTCGGCGGGTCGGGATTCTATTCGCTCATCGAAGGGGCGCACGAAGCGTGGGTCGAGACGCCGTACGGCGCGCCGAGCGACAAGGTCGCGCTCGGCGAGATCGCGGGCCGGCGCGTCGCGTTTCTCCCGCGTCACGGCAAGGACCATCGCTTTCCGCCGCAGGCGATTAACTACCGCGCGAATCTCTACGCGATGAAGGCGCTCGGCGTCAAGTGGATCATCGGCCCGACCGCGGCCGGCTCGCTCGACAAACGCGTCAAGCCCGGCTCGATGGTCGTCGCCGACCAGCTCGTCGACCGGACGAGCGGCCGCAAGGACACGTTCTACGACGGACCGATTACGACGCACGTCAGTTTCGCCGATCCGTACTGTCCGACGCTGCGGCCGATCGCGAGCGAGTCGTTAACCTCGCTCGGCATCGAGACGCACGACCGCGGCACCGTCGTCGTGATCCAGGGCCCACGCTTCTCGACGCGCTCGGAATCGAAGTGGTTCCAGAGCCAGGGATGGGAGGTCATCAATATGACGCAGTATCCCGAGGCGTATCTGGCGCGCGAGCTCGAGATCTGTTACGTCAACATCTCGCTGATCACCGATTACGACGTCGGCCTCGAAGGGATGCCGCCGGTCTCGCACCACGCGGTCATCGAAGTCTTCAACCGGAATAACGAACGCGTCAAGAACGCGATCGGCACGATCGTCGAGCGCATACCGGCCGAAGCGGATTGTCCTTGCCGCCACGCGCTCGAAGGAGCCCGCTTCTAA
- the tmk gene encoding dTMP kinase — translation MFVVIEGIEGSGKSTLLSGLAQRLRAEGCDVVETREPGGTPAGDAIREIFLNRAVAISPLTESLLVNAARAQHVADVVRPALAAGSVVLCDRYTDSTLAYQGFGRGLDLEALRLLCNTATAGLEPDLVLLLDAPVSVVRDRLRQRTPAPDRIENEEDAFHERVRRGFLELARLPRHRVLDATLPPGELLAEALREVRSAEARVS, via the coding sequence TTGTTTGTCGTAATTGAGGGGATCGAGGGCAGCGGGAAGAGCACGCTGTTGTCGGGCCTGGCGCAGCGGCTGCGCGCCGAGGGATGCGACGTCGTCGAGACGCGCGAGCCGGGCGGCACGCCGGCCGGTGACGCGATCCGCGAGATCTTCCTCAATCGCGCGGTCGCGATCTCGCCGTTGACCGAAAGCCTGTTGGTGAACGCCGCGCGCGCGCAGCACGTCGCCGACGTCGTACGCCCGGCGCTCGCCGCGGGCAGCGTCGTGCTCTGCGATCGGTACACGGACTCCACGCTCGCGTACCAAGGCTTCGGGCGAGGCCTGGATCTCGAAGCTTTGCGGCTGCTCTGCAACACCGCGACCGCCGGGCTCGAGCCCGATCTCGTGTTGCTCCTCGACGCGCCGGTGAGCGTCGTTCGCGACCGCCTGCGGCAGCGAACGCCCGCCCCCGATCGCATCGAGAACGAAGAGGACGCTTTTCACGAACGCGTGCGCCGGGGATTTCTCGAACTAGCGCGCTTGCCGCGTCACCGCGTTCTCGACGCGACGCTTCCACCCGGCGAGTTGCTCGCGGAAGCCTTGCGCGAGGTCCGCTCGGCGGAAGCGCGGGTCTCGTGA
- a CDS encoding R3H domain-containing nucleic acid-binding protein, whose protein sequence is MAVRAHSDSPSWELSQLLDIFPLAIRQALVRLNNIEEIIEVVLDLGRPPEARFEHDFKYLTDTPVTHEDIAHVCSRISPFGADNRAGIEQTLHRISAIRNRTGKIVGLTCRVGRAVYGTIDILLDVLRGGKSICLLGRPGVGKTTMLRECARVLSEERKRVVIVDTSNEIAGDSDIPHPGIGLARRMQVADPALQHAVMIEAVENHMPEVIVIDEIGTEAEAAAARTIAERGVTLIGTAHGQTLENLLMNPTLSDLVGGISAVTLSDEEARRRGTRKTVLERKAPPTFDVVIEIHDRDRLAIHKNVADVIDALLRGYQPQPEIRQREASGEVTVVQEADMESMPRLAEAYEHDRENEDRERPLSIFPYGVSRNKIERAITNLRVNASIARNWDDADVVLTLKTLERKEQPKLKQIASDNVPIYSIKTNTTTQIQSALRDVFNLGSIDHEELALRETEEAIYQVLLTNQAIELSPQTSYVRRMQHQLAERYRLQSRSTGLEPNRRVRIYKTADL, encoded by the coding sequence GTGGCTGTTAGGGCCCATTCCGACTCCCCAAGCTGGGAACTCTCCCAGCTTCTCGATATCTTCCCACTGGCGATACGACAGGCGCTCGTCCGCCTCAACAACATCGAAGAGATCATCGAAGTCGTGCTCGATCTCGGGCGTCCGCCCGAGGCTCGTTTCGAGCACGATTTTAAGTATCTGACCGATACGCCGGTAACGCACGAGGATATCGCGCACGTCTGCTCTCGAATATCGCCGTTCGGCGCGGACAATCGCGCCGGCATCGAGCAGACGCTCCATCGCATCAGCGCGATTCGCAATCGCACCGGTAAGATCGTGGGGCTTACCTGTCGCGTCGGCAGAGCCGTCTACGGCACGATCGACATCCTGCTCGACGTGCTGCGCGGCGGCAAGTCCATATGTCTCTTGGGACGCCCCGGCGTCGGGAAGACGACGATGCTTCGCGAGTGCGCGCGCGTGCTCTCCGAAGAGCGCAAACGCGTCGTGATCGTCGACACCTCGAACGAGATCGCCGGCGACAGCGACATCCCGCATCCGGGCATCGGCCTGGCGCGGCGGATGCAGGTTGCCGATCCGGCTCTGCAGCACGCGGTCATGATCGAAGCGGTCGAAAACCACATGCCCGAGGTCATCGTCATCGACGAGATCGGCACCGAAGCCGAGGCCGCCGCGGCGCGCACGATCGCCGAGCGCGGCGTGACGCTGATCGGCACGGCCCACGGCCAGACGCTCGAGAACCTCTTGATGAACCCGACGCTCTCCGACCTCGTCGGCGGCATCAGCGCGGTGACGCTCTCCGACGAAGAGGCGCGCCGGCGCGGCACCCGCAAGACGGTGCTCGAGCGAAAAGCGCCGCCGACGTTCGACGTCGTCATCGAGATTCACGATCGCGACCGCCTCGCGATTCACAAGAACGTCGCCGACGTCATCGACGCGCTGCTGCGCGGCTACCAGCCGCAGCCCGAGATTCGCCAGCGCGAGGCGAGCGGCGAGGTCACCGTCGTTCAAGAGGCGGACATGGAGTCGATGCCGCGGCTTGCCGAGGCGTACGAGCACGATCGAGAGAACGAGGATCGCGAACGGCCGCTCTCGATTTTTCCGTACGGCGTCTCGCGCAACAAGATCGAGCGCGCCATCACCAACCTGCGCGTCAACGCCTCGATCGCCCGCAACTGGGACGACGCCGACGTCGTGCTCACGCTCAAGACGCTCGAGCGCAAGGAGCAGCCGAAGCTGAAGCAGATCGCCTCGGACAACGTGCCGATCTACTCGATCAAAACCAACACGACGACGCAGATCCAATCGGCGCTGCGCGACGTCTTCAATCTCGGCTCGATCGACCACGAAGAACTCGCGCTGCGCGAGACGGAAGAGGCGATTTATCAGGTGCTTCTGACGAATCAGGCGATCGAGCTCTCCCCGCAGACGTCGTACGTCCGGCGCATGCAGCACCAGCTCGCCGAGCGCTACCGCCTGCAGTCGCGCAGCACCGGCCTCGAACCGAACCGCCGCGTCAGGATCTACAAGACCGCCGACTTGTGA